The genomic stretch ATTCTGGTATCCTTCATCGCGATGATTATGAAAACACAGTTAAATTAATCGTAGAAGTAATTAAACGCTTAGACCGTCAAACAGTTGACCGATTAACATATAACTAATAAAAAGAGGGCGTCCCATAAGTCAGATTAACTGACAAGTGGACGTCCTTTTTTTATTGCTACAAATACTTTTTAAACTGTGAAAAATGCCGACTATACGCTAAGTTAAAGCATCACTAACAGTTAATTAAAATAGCCGGAAACCTAAAATGGGGGTATCGTTGCGTTGTAGCAATCCATTCTTTAGAAATTTAGCAAATTTCTATTCGTTTTTATTCGATATAAGAAAATTTTAAAGCAGTTTTGCATAGTATCCACCTGAAAATTTCATACTTATATCGCTATATAAGGTTTAATACCTATACTGGTAGGGGTATTTTCTTAGTTTATTTGCGATTCTTCGGAAATTGCAGTGATCTACATCTTATTTACGACTCCCGAAATTTATTTGCAATACACTTCTTAATTACGATTTTTCGAATTGTATTTGTAATTCTGTCAATTTTATTTGAGGAAATCAAAATTAATTAGAAGCCCATTTTTAACTAATATGACCTACTCTTAATCGCCACTCTCAAACACCTAATCCACATACTCTCGTCTCCCATTCTGCCAACTTTTCTTGCCTTTCTCACACTTCACACAGCCCAACCTATGTTATCGAACTGAAATAAATTGTATTGTTCCTATAATTAGTTTGAAATAATTTTGTCATATTCTATTGTTATGATTATTACATGCTTTTCAAATAAGGTTACTCGGAAATGAATTGGAATATTGTTTTTTCAGCTATTTATACAAGTAATTCAATTTGTAGATTGAGTTACTGAAGGAGCCAAGACTTTTAAAGTACTTGGCTAATTTTATTATTGGAGAGTCTTTATTTAGACAATGAAAAGCGAAATAAATTTAGTTTTGAGGTGAGTTAATGAAAGCAAAAGTTAAAGTGAAAAACGTAACAAAGGTTTTCGGTAAGTCTCCAAAGAACGCCATAAAGTTACTTGAAAAAGGATATTCAAAAAAGCAAATATTAGAGCAAACAAACTCTACTATTGGTGTGAATAACGCGAGCTTTGAAATTTATCCAGGTGAAATCTTCGTTGTGATGGGATTATCGGGAAGTGGTAAATCAACGTTGATTAGAATGCTCAATCGATTAATTGAGCCTACGGCCGGACAAATATTGATTGATGATGAAGATATCGTAAAGATGAATCCACAGCAATTAAGGAATGTTCGTCGTAAAAAAATCAGTATGGTTTTCCAAAATTTCGCTTTGTTTCCGCACAAAACGATTCTAGAAAATACGGAATATGGACTTGAAATACAAAATATTTCGCAGCTTGAAAGAACAGAAAAAGCTCTGAAATCACTAGAAATCGTTGGTCTAAAAGGTTATGAGCATCAATACCCTTCACAGTTAAGTGGTGGTATGCAACAACGTGTTGGCCTTGCAAGGGCGCTAACAAGTGATACAGACATTTTATTAATGGATGAAGCCTTCAGTGCGCTCGATCCATTAATTCGTAAAGATATGCAGGATGAATTATTAGAGCTACAAGAGACAATGAAAAAAACGATTATTTTTATAACACATGACCTTGATGAGGCATTACGAATTGGTGACAGAATTGCTCTAATGAAAGATGGTAATATAATGCAAATTGGTACACCAGAAGAGATTATGGTAAATCCAGCCAATGAATATGTAGAGCGATTTGTAGAAGATGTCGATCTTTCAAAAGTACTAACTGCAGCTCATGTTCAGAAGCGTGCTGAAAGAATTACGCCGGACCGTGGACCACGAGTAGCCCTACAAATAATGAGAGATCAAGGGTATTCTAGTATTTTTGTTATTGATCGTCGACAAAAGCTACTTGGTGCAATTACTGCTGATGATGCTTCAAATGCCCTTATTAAAAATAAATCGGTAGAGGAAGTTATGCAAAAGGACATTGTGTCTGTTAAAGAAGATACTTTATTAACAGATGTAATTGGTGCGCTTGCAACATCTACTCTTCCATTAGCTGTTGTAGATGAAAATAATCGATTAAAAGGTGTTATTATTCGCGGGGCAGTTATCGGAGCTTTAGCGGGTAAAACAGACGATTTAAATATTAAGGGAGGTTAAATATATGGGTATTCCAAAAATTCCATTAGCTGAGTGGATTGATAAAATTGTAGACGTG from Arthrobacter citreus encodes the following:
- the proV gene encoding glycine betaine/L-proline ABC transporter ATP-binding protein ProV, giving the protein MKAKVKVKNVTKVFGKSPKNAIKLLEKGYSKKQILEQTNSTIGVNNASFEIYPGEIFVVMGLSGSGKSTLIRMLNRLIEPTAGQILIDDEDIVKMNPQQLRNVRRKKISMVFQNFALFPHKTILENTEYGLEIQNISQLERTEKALKSLEIVGLKGYEHQYPSQLSGGMQQRVGLARALTSDTDILLMDEAFSALDPLIRKDMQDELLELQETMKKTIIFITHDLDEALRIGDRIALMKDGNIMQIGTPEEIMVNPANEYVERFVEDVDLSKVLTAAHVQKRAERITPDRGPRVALQIMRDQGYSSIFVIDRRQKLLGAITADDASNALIKNKSVEEVMQKDIVSVKEDTLLTDVIGALATSTLPLAVVDENNRLKGVIIRGAVIGALAGKTDDLNIKGG